The Arachis ipaensis cultivar K30076 chromosome B10, Araip1.1, whole genome shotgun sequence DNA window GCAGCGGTGCACGACATCCTGAGACTGCACAAGTCCCTGACGGACTGTGCTGCGGTCCTCCCAGCAATTAAGGTCCAAACATCGTGGGGAAGGTTGGTGGGGCCTGTCGGACGATACATCTCCTTTCCTTGTATTGAATGCATGAGACGATTGATGAATGGGCCGTTATGTGTAAGCAGTGGACAACACAAAGGCTCCAAGCAGTTATCGCAAAGGCTGTTGTTTACGGTGTCTGACTGTCCATCTTTATAGTCACCCGGTGCCGTTTGTGATCGAATTACATCGGTTGTGTACCGTACCTCTACACCAACTCAGCCACACTCACATCGATTAGGGAGCCTGCCGCTTCATTCCCGTCGCCTCGCACACGACTTCCTTAGCAAACACGTCTCTTGTATTCAGAGTTCTTTttgttgatattttttttaaactttCCGGTCAGTAACTTTATGACTTTCGTTTTGTCCATTTCGTCGCTCGGGATTCCCAATTTCTTTTTTTCTCTATATGTTTTGTAGTACCCGGTCAATATATCCCACAATAAGTATCGGTTTAACCAAAGAACAGTTTGCCTGTTATCCGTTGGGATATATAAACGAGTAATTGGGTAGATAATATAAATCCGTCAAATTCTTACATCAAGGATATATAAAAAACAAACCATTCATTAAATAATATGTCAATACTAAACCTAATATTATGCGTCAATACTAAGCCGAAATATTATACGTCAATACTAAACCTAATATGCATGACAATCCTAAACCCTAGGAATGTCTACGTATCGTTCCACCTCGTAGTCGGCGCGACAGCGAATGCACCGAATATGGTCGGCGCCTCCGACATCGTGGACGGAGCCCCGCTCTGCCGCCCTCCGGCGGTAGTCATAGAGAAGACCCATATGGCCTCGGGTCATGCATCTGGTCGAGTAACAGACCGTATGTTCTTTTCCCTTTTTCGGCATATGGACTTCATCTGGCCAAGAAATTGTGAGGACCGCGAAGCAACTCGAGTAACATGCGGGGAGTAAGTCACCCGCTTCGAGCGTGCGAAATAGTTTCAAACCTTCTTTTTTGGCCTCGCTGTCGTCCATTCGGATGAGCAACTCCATTGAAAGTGCATACTTGGCAGCGTCTACCCCATTGCTTGCTGCATTCTGCAGCATTTTCCATCCGATGGCGTGGTTACGTCGTATGTAGAGCTCCCGCAGCGCCTCCCGAAACAGAAGCTCCGGGTGACCAATCTCAATGCACCTCTCGAAAAATCTTCGCCCTACAGGGTCCCGTATCCACAACCAATTCATCTCATGCGGGGGTGGTATGGCAACCATCCTGAGCACAGTATCCTCGTCGCCTACATCGCGCGCAACGCAACACGTCATACGAAACCTGCACAGGTCCGCGATGGAGTTCGTCGCGACTTTAATGGCTATTGCTAACCAAACGTCGCGGGGTAGTTCGAAGGCGGTAGACAAGCGCTCCATTGTAACTTCACGTTGGACGAGGGACTGGCAGTGTATATGCTTAAGACGGTGTTATCCAGTGGTGTTGAGAATAGGCATGCTAGTATATTTATGGTTGAGGATCACCCTTTGGAATCTAGTTCCCTCGGACTTAACCGACGCATCTTTTGGTTGGTGAAATCCATTAtcgttttttcaaaaaaaaatataaaaaaaacctTCTATGCCCTTGCATTGTAAACAGAAATAACATTATTAATTGAGGGCATTTATTAGATTTGTCGTTACGCGTTGGTGCGTATTTactcaatggttaggagggttaaaataaaatctaattaaaatatattttaactaatcatcatcgcattcattcatatgtatatatataattaaggaaGATTAGTCTTGAAAACTTCAACAGGCGTCCATGCACGAAATACGAAACATGAAAGGAAAGGCCGTAAACACACAAAGTCTTAATTTGCGAGTATGATTAACTTGAATCAGCACGCATGCTCACAGTGAACCCAAATAAAAAACTAGAGAAGGAAGCAACCTAATACTAACTTGGCCATGGGGACATAGGCGTCATAGCTGGCTGAACCATGTATCCTACGCAGTACCAGGTGGTCGACTTAGGTGTTCTTCTTTGATTTCGTCCGCCATAACTCTGCCTTGCTCAACACACGATCCCTGAGTTTGTTGAATGGTGTGCTGGTCAGGTTTACCGCAGTTGTCGCCCTGATCTCGTTCTCCCGTAACTGCAAAACGGTAAACGATCGGATTTAATGTGTCCCTATGATATAATAGCCGTAATCTACGTTTTTATTTTAGCATACTTACAATCCCGTCCATGATCGGGTTGAATTTGTCCCCCATGTTGAGCCACCCAATGACCCATATCCCGGAGTTCATGCTGAATGTTGGTCGGACGAATAGACAGTAACCGTCAGTATGTATTCCGGAAAAAAAAATGCTTCACTCTCATACATGCATGTTTCACTTTGTGATAACATACCTCTGTCCACAATTTGGTATCCCTACAGGGCTCTTTATCTGGAAATCTCCAAAGTTGCTTGGTAAGTTCATTAAGTGCTTCTCGTAAACTGCCTGTGTCACGTTGTATAAGACCCTTGCCTGCACGAACCGCGAAACATAGGTCAGAAGGCTATTATGCACGTCATGTTCCATGCTATGCCAAATTAAATTAAAGACTACAATCAAAATGGTTGCATGGTATGCCAAATTAAAGTAAAGACGAAAATCAAAATTGTCTGGTAACCGTTTTCCGGATCCGGTCTTCCCGATGAGGCGTCTCGAACTGGTTCGGCGATGAATCGAGGTTGTAAATTGCCCGGTCTTTGAAAGACACGAGCATCAGAAACCAATGGCCCAAGGCGTTCTGTATGGGGACATAAATCTGCACAAAATAAAAAACGTATATTTAATCCACTTAAGACACTTGTTCGTGGTTTAGGTTTCGATTAACAAATGGTACTCCGTCAACAGACAAGTTCAAGGAATCGGGATGGCCTCATCCATTTCTCCATGTAACGATTGTGCATTAGCTCCGTCGTCTCCCCGTTCAGAATATCATCCTACAAAGACAACGTTGACGAATAAAATAAGTCATGTTCTATAAGTATCAGAGCGCGGACGACTGTCAACGAGCGTTAACGGCGCAATGATTCATTTCGAGTACCAACAGCAGATAGAGTTAAGTTATCGAGATACACGGCGGAAGGCACCAGTACGAGGGGGACGTGGCAAGGATCTCAGCACCGGTCATTGTCATGGCAACCATATGTATGATCTGGTAACGAAGAGCAGCAAAAAAAAAGAACCCGATGAAGTATCGCGGTACGTTATACGTGTTTTTTCGTCGTCAAAACAAGCGTAGACATGTGCCATACCTTGTCGTCAACGTCATTTCCCGGTAGTAAGGAGTGTAAATCAACTCTGTTCGCGGACTTGACTCCAATACGAACAAGTTCCTCGCTACAGTAGGAGGAAAGAGTTTAGGCGGGAAAATAACCGCGATAAGCGGGTTTAAGCGGGTTTAAACAAACACATGCTCGAGTTTTACCATGGATCAAGGTTCCCGTCGAACATGTATGCAAATAGGGCCGACTGTCGGTTGTTGAAATCCATGGCAGGGGTGATCTTGAACCTCATCTACAACACATGTTTGTCAAAAGTCAGTCGGTAGTCACATTTTGCGTTAAACTAACTAACTGATTATTTACCTTCTTGCTCGTTGAAAGGGTAGACTTTTCCCTGTTGGGGCCGGATCGCACAGATCTATCGGTTCCCTCACCAGAATGAGGCCGTTTGGCATTCCTAGTTGCCGATGGTGGTGTTCGGAAAAACTTTCGCATGATGCTGTCGGTTGCTGTCAGGGGTTGACTACTATTCTCAGCCAGATCTGGGGCAACCGGCGTTCCACTAGAGATGCCAGACGCAACTTTCATGGACTGCAGGGTTGACTGTTCATCCGTCTCTccgtcagaatccaacaacacgATAGTTTTCTCGGGGATTGCAGCAGCTGAGTAGTCGGTCTCCTTCACAAGGTCCCTCTGTCAAAGTGTAAGCTAAATCGGTTTATGATAAGGAACACCAACAAGACAGGTTACATACATGGCCAAGGAGTAAATCCTAACCTGAACCTTTTCCACGAGGCCCCTCATCAAGTCCTTGACGATGAGACCGATCTTCGGAAACGACCAGTCCTCTTCCGACTGGCTCTGATCACCCTTGACCGCATTAACATCATCCGGCTGTCGAGCTTCGTCTGAGGTTCCGGAGTCAGCTTTGGGTCCACCGGGGAGCTACATattataaaaacaaaaatgtCCAAAATCGAACAGTTATTTGTTGAAAGATTGTGTGAAGTACACCTGAGCAGAAGATTTACCTCGGATGCTTGCGGGGGCTGCGAGTGCTCAACTGTATCTGCGTCGTGGACCTCTTCGCATACGTCCCTGCATGTACCCCGTACGTGGTTGTTAATGCGAATATTCGTCTACCATGCATATGCAACGTACTGTATTTTGTTGTATTGTAATAGTCATAAATGAAACTTGTCTAACCTGTTGCATGTGTCACCGTCGGAGCTCGATCGTGCTTCTCCGTCGCccattgtttttccttttttttcttggtGTGTTTCGAATAATGGTGGCTTAGAAGGATGGGTGGGTATATTTAATTGCAAAGACCCTTGGAAAATCCGACGGTTGTGTACTCTGTTTACGGATGCGTCTATGATAACGTTACTCGGGTGTTGTGGGTGGAGTCACGGGTATACGTTGTAATCGTCACACTCGTGACAAATCTTTCGCCCGTAAGGTACGTTCGTATGCGGCCTCGTTTTATGGTCTGTTCCGTATCCAAAAGTGTAAGTTCTGAGTGACACTATATATACTGTAAAATTTCCTTTTGCAATCACTATTCTAGGATGATTGCGGTCAACTCTATCCAAAACTACCGACAGGCTTCCATTACGGCGCTAAATCTGACCATGCCTTCCCCACCCCCTCCAcccattattttaaaaattatatcgtACAGGCATGGGACTGCGTGCAACTTTTGCAATGGGCGTAATGCTTTATTTCCTACATCAGTACACCGCCAAAAGGCATTCGTTGGGAGATGGGACAAAGCCAAAATGGATAATACACTAGATACCTTTATCTATTCGGTTCCCTTCCCATCGTACCGATCAACCGGTTTGTCCAAAGATTGTGCCATACTTGTTTATGCATAAATATCTATACATAGTGTATTGTCTCATACCCCGAATTGACATATACACCTGCTAGTCTGCAGCTATCCAGACCCTAGGTCAGTGCGTCACAGAGTTGCCCACCTCATGCGCATCAACACGAACGGCACGGATTTGGAACGCCGGCCTCTCTTGGGAACCGAAACGCCAAAAACTTATTTATTGGTGCGCCTTTTTAATAGGAGGGCATTAGATCCTTTATATATTTTTAGTTCAATGGTAAAGATTATCCCGAATATAATTTAATGTAATtggttatttaatatttttttagctTTTGTGTCAGTAGATTattttaaaaatgttatttttttatgtttattattggtATATAAAAAATATAGGTGGGCGTATATAAGAAAATTAAGAAtacgtaaaattaaattaatcagAGTTAAATATTTCGGATTATGTTAAGTGCCATCTTCAACTTCTTCAACGGAGATGACGTTGCCGGAGAAACCTTCTTCGACGTTTCTGGCCGAAACAGCACGGCTCTGGTATTCAACGGATGAGGTAGTTTCGACGAAGCTCGGTCATATTCTTTGCTTATGTTCGTCAGATCTTCGTCGTTGGTGAGGGAGATCAAGGTTTCTAAGTCTTCGTTCGGCAATTGACACCAGAACGTCACAGACGAACCGCACAACGCTCCTACCTTTACCAACAAGTCTGCACAACGCAAAACATAAACATGTTAACGAACAATCACAGAAAAAAAAAACGAGCAACACTTAAAATTGAGAGAGAAACAACACTAAAAAATGGATCTGAGAAGCAAATGGAACGATCCACGGTGACTCTAGTGTGGCCACCGATGAAACGGATCCCGCCGTCGGTAGCGCGTGGGAGGTTCTTGCCGCCGTAGCTGCAGAGGAGCTTAATCGTACGGCCGGGACTCGTTTCCATGGAGATCTACTTGGTTAGTTCGAAAACAGAAGAAGCTTAGAAGATTCTAGAAACAGAAAACTGAAGAATAGGAGAGGTAAAGGAAAATTTGAGTCGTTGTTGGCGGTGGAGATAATAGAAGGGGCAGCTTGCGACGGCAGATGAAGGAGAAAAAGAGAACCAGGtgaaggaaggagaagaagataaCCAAGAGTAGGAGGGAGCGACGGTAATAATAACACGATAATGGtccaactaatttaaaaaattaaactaaatatatTCATTcaagaaattaataaataaattctttattttttaagTAATTGCAAAAAAAGATtccattaaaattaatatattattttggccttctctaaaccctaaactctaaaccctaaaccctaaaccctaaaccctaaatcctaaaccataaaccctaaaccataaaccgtaaaccataaatcctaatccataaaccataaatcataaaccctaaaccataaaccctaaaccctaaacctcgaaccctaaaccatagaactataaaccctaaaccataaatcataaaccctaacccataatccataaaccctaaaccctaaatcctaaagcctaaaccctaaaccctaaaccataaaacctaaaccctaacccatggaccataaaccttgaaccctaaaccataaatcctaaaccctaaacactaaaccctaaccgtaacccttaaccctaaaccctaaaccctaaaccataaaccataaaccttaaaccataaaccgtaaaccttaaaccctaaaccctaacccatgGACCATAAACCTTGAACACTaacccataaaccataaaccataaaccataaacactaaaccctaaccgtaaccctaaaccctaaaccctaaaccataaaccataaacactaaaccataagccataaaccctaaaccctcaaccctaaaccctaaaccttgaaccataaaccataaaccatataccctaaaccataaatcataaaccctaaaccataatccgtaaaccctaaaccctaaaccataaaccctacaccataaaccatgaaccctaaaccctagaaccataaatcataaaccctaacccataatccataaaccttgaatcctaaaccataaaccataaaccctaaaccctaaacactaaaccctaaaccctaaacactaaaccctaaccctaacccttaaccctaaaccataatccctaaaccctaaaccataaaccataaatcctaaaccataacccataaaccataaatcataaaccctaaaccataagccctaaacactaaaccctcaaccctaaaccctaaaccttgaaccataaaccataaaccataaatcctaaaccataaatcataaaccctaaaccataatccataaaccctaaaccctaaaccataagccataaaccctaaaccataagacataaaccataaaccataaaccataaatcataaaccataaaccctaacccttgAACCctgaaccataaaccataaaccataaaccatatatcctaaaccctaaacctaaacctaaaccctaaaccataaaccctaaaccccaaaccataaaccttgaaccctaaaccctaaagcctaaaccctaaaccatagaacactaaacactaaaccacaaaccctaaaccctaaaccctaaaccataagccctaaaccctaaacccgaaaccatggaccctaaaccctaaaccctaaaccccaaaccataaaccttgaaccctaacccctaaaccctaaaccctaatccatggaaccctaaaccctaaaccataaaccataaaccctaaacactaaaccataaaccttaaaccctaaaccctaacccataaaccctaaaccctaaacgatggaccctaaaccctaaaccataaaccataaaccctgaaccataaaccctgaaccctaaacactaaaccccaaaccataaaccataaaccctaaaccataaacctatatatatatgtgtgtgtgtgtgtgaattaaataaatcaaactttaattattattattatttttaacgtCACAAATAAATActcattaaaaaatataaaaatataatttttttttattaacatgaactaaataatattaaaaatataattttgtctGCGCGTGTACTCCCAACTTTAACACGCGTCCATCAAAAATGTGTCCAACACATTTCATCacttgctgaaattaaaaggctTCAGCTCCATAGCATTACCCTTAACATTTATCCCTCACGTTATTATAAGAGAGAGAGGAAACCACGCTACATTTCTTGAGGCCACCTGCCTACCTTCGTCCTGgccaactatttttttttattattgttattattaatattattattattattaccattttttcatattttattgtatttaaGGGGCATTTACGTTTCTTGATGTGACGTGAGTGACCGCTCAAGACGACCCGCGGAACAAGATGGTCAGACCCATCATGATGCCTAACTCTACGCGATCGACGACTATACAATACAGCAAATGTGAGAAAGTGTATACTATACGGTTCCCTTAAATGCTTATTCGATTGTCCCTGTTGTGGATAGTCTGACTCACTGCATAAGAAGggaaaaaaagggaaaagaaaagcaATTTCGAATATGGAAAATCAGTTTCTGGGTTCGTTGGCTGAGATGGGTGACCAGGTCTTTCCAGACGATCTTTTGATGGAGATTTTCACTCAAACAGACCCGAAGACGGCGGCGAGATGCAGAACCGCAAGCACAACCTGGCGTGTCCGACTGTCTTCCGACAGATTTAGGAGAGACAACACGCTCGCGAACATCGAGAAACACCGTAAGGTGTTGCTCCAGATTGGTGACCCGGAGACGTACGGTTCAAACGAATCTTTCTGTATTGTAGACTGTGTAGACGGAGGAAGAGTAGCCGCGCCAATGCCAGAACAACTGGGTCCCCGCGGATGGTGGACTGTTATCGGCTCCGATTGCGGTGTGATCTGCGTGCAGTATAGCACGACTGGTCCTGATTTGAGACTCCTGTTATGGAACCCGCTGCTGCGAGTCGCTCGGGAACTGGACGATCCGGCCGACAAACTACTTAAACAAGCCGTCTTCGGTTACGCATTTGGATACCGGGCGGGAACTGACAATTACTGCGTCGTCCATATGTCCAAGAAGCACGTCCTAGACAGGTTTTTGCACTGTAATATTTTCAATTTCGCAGATGGAAGCTGGAAACACGCGTACATAAACGATCAGCGTCTCACTCACCTCGACGAGGGATCAGCGTTCCACCTTGGTAAGGCCGTGTGGGTCAACTGGGGTGGACGTAGTTTGATGATTGCAACGCATGTGGTCGTGTTGGATGCAGAAACCTTTCTTCTGAGCAAGATAAGGATAAATTGTAGGTCAATTCAGCACGTGCAGGCGATGCGTGTGCTCGACGGCATCCCACACCTGGTCGGCTATGAACGATCCCCGTACGGAGGACTGTCGACCATATGGTGCAAGATTGACTTGGAATCGATGTGCATCGTCCCGTTCATCAAGCTAGGAGTTGCCGGTCAGTATGGCGTTCCATGGAATCCTGTGACCATCATGGGTGATCATATGATCACAGTACGCGAAAATAATCGCAAACGGGCTGGAGGCGTTAACGGTGCTGTTCTGACGAAAATTTCGTTGGATTAGATTAATTTTGTGAGCCGACACAGAGTCACCACATTCAAAGGTGAGTGGCCGAGAGACATGTCCCTTCAGCGCGTTATAATTGTGGGAGTGGGTTGTCTAGTTCCCTAAGGGAGCGGCCGATTGTGTGATTCGATCGAATATGCGGCAAGTAGGCTGTCACTCCATAAATCCGTCGCGAGTACATATGGA harbors:
- the LOC107620180 gene encoding uncharacterized protein LOC107620180; this encodes METSPGRTIKLLCSYGGKNLPRATDGGIRFIGGHTRVTVDHLLVKVGALCGSSVTFWCQLPNEDLETLISLTNDEDLTNISKEYDRASSKLPHPLNTRAVLFRPETSKKVSPATSSPLKKLKMALNIIRNI